gtaccacaaaagtagtaatattacgtaacgcgttactcccaacactggttacagatcatagaaataaaaagtaagaaaacaagggaggtcactacacctgtagatatactcatggacatttaatccctaattcagtcatgggtttAGGGAAAGTACGTACTTAGCTTACATTCTTCATGATGCTATGTACTTTGGAccctaatcaaactttaaaTTCCCTATTTTCCTAGTACCTGTTAAGGTATAATTATATAAGAAGCTTTTTTCAATGAACTTTTCAGCACAAGCACACCCTCCCTCAAAATATTTTTCCAGTGCTTCTAAAAGTAATTCTTTGAAACAACCCACTAAATATTTATTGTACAACTTGTTGAGAGTAGCTATGGTATGGTATTATACATtgttaaaataaattaaaaatcaaTTACAAAACACGAATAAAATTAACATTTGCAATTAAATATTCATTGCACATGCTCAATAATTAGATTATTTCTTACTAACACTACTGATGTCTGCTACATCCATAAATGTTCGTAGCTGTTGTCTGATGTGATTGAATGTTGTTCTCATTCCTAATTTCAACAATCCTACAAATACCAGATTAGCAGAAAGAATGTTATACATGTTCCAAGAATAGAACTATGCAAAATTCAATACCTGTTGTAGTGTGGGTATGCGTATACAGAAAGATGTACAATGACATTTATATTTACAATTATATATCTCAAATCTAGAAGTCCAGCACATGAACATAATTTACTAGCCACTTGATTCACACTAACTTTTATCCAAAGATACAGCACATATTACCCACTGTACTTACCTGAATTGTATGCACCTTTCATCATCTGATGGAGGCCACTTTTCAATGCTACCTGTACTATTATACATGCCTTAGTGAATATGGTACCATCATCTGTAGAGAATTGTAGGGATAAATAGAGGAAGCATGCACATGTGGTATAGCTTGAGGGAAACTTGATGTATTCATGAACTTAGCATGTGAAGAACTAATGGTTAATACACTTACCTTGCATACTTACATACGtactagaggtgcaccgataatTGGATCGGTTATCGGCTATATCAGCCTTGTTTTTGCATATCGGTAATGCATCGGTAACGCATCGgtaacatgtgtaaacaagcagcagatatacataaacatcTATTTATGGGCACTTGTACTCTAGTAATATGCTAGCAGTGCATGTTTATGTAATGTCGGCTGTTGATTTCAGTCCCACTCTGTCACTTACTAACTGAATTTAGAATGCAAACTGTTAGAGAAAATGTCCATGCTACCATATTGGGTCGGCTTTGTTGTTTATcggtttaataatattattatttatattgGTTATGGGAATATCAGCTAAAGgtcatatcggtgcacctccaTTATGTACTAGCAGTTTTGCCATTTAATATGTGGGTGCGGGTAAGTCACCAGATATACCCCACGAACTTACCCGTATGAGACTTATTATTCGTATGTATGTTTTTcatgttattaattttaataatgtaTTAAACAAGAAACAAAAGGAATTGAAAATGGACCTGCACTTACCAAGCACCTGTAACATGATGGAAACATGTCATCCCTGTACATGCTGGGTTGTACATGCTGGGTTAACCCAAGATGTTTACACTAGAGGACAACCGTACAAAACTTTGAGGATAACCGGATTACTATTAGTGCCATCAAGTTGCCCTCAAGCTGTACCATAGCACATATACCTGGTCCAGGGTGTGCAGATAATATAAATCCTGAAGGGTTGACGTGTATTTTAATAGCATCCTGTAccagtaataatataataatcatGTACACTAAGAGAGCACTACATACCTTCTCCACAGGAGGTGCATCAGGATGGTCCACTGATACCATCACAAAACCTGTGTGACAAATTTAAAAAGCTATCCAATGTATTTTTACAGTCATGACAATCTAAGCTTCAACTAATGATCTGATTTTTCACCAGCACTATCAATCCTATGGTCTCATTTAAGGGAAGCTGTTCAAActtgtgaaatactctaatagaacgcacactcACTCTAATTGACCAGCCACTTTCAAGGGTACACATAAACAACCTATGGTCATTACACATGCATATGTATCTACTCTACAGTTTGGGGTGGTAGTATTGATAAACATACGATGCTATTTAGAATAGCTGAGATTTATTTTTGCAATCAAAAGAATCTAATTCTAATTAAGTATTTGTATACCATGTAAATATCTAGTGTTGAAACTCTATACTTGAGAGAGGAATTTTAAAAGACCTGTAGCTTTATCGCGTCTTGAGCTTTGCATTTGACCATGCGCACTCATCAGCCATGGTTCatcacaataaaatgtgtatgtgCTTAATAGACATATGCGCTAAACAACCCAATTCTACGGCATAGTATTTAAAAGAGGAATTTCTACATGACTACATTGTTCACCATgccacttgtttcagtacaattCGTCTAACTTTTATTATAGAGTCACTGTACATACCTGATTTATGATCAGCAGTTATAAATTCTGGAATCCACACCTTCATGGCTACAACTTCTCGGTGAGATATTCTTGGAAGTGGAAGTGAAAACCGATTTTGTATGATCTCGCCTTGTGGGCTATCTGGAAAGACACAACCTTACATAACACTGTAACTTGACAATAGCACAGAAGGCAAATACGTGTGCAACATGTGTGTCAaaactctaacagaacacacatTTGTTTGGTTAAGATTGCTCACTACAGTATATAAAGGCTATTACATTTTCCACAATTTAACCTTAGACACACCTGAATAATGTTGAAGAAAATTTTCATTTCTAAACATGTAATCCAGCTTTCCACCTGGTTTTGTACTCAGTTGCAGAAACTGGTACACCACACTGGGAGTAGCAGGTAACACTCCTTCAACCTGCAAATAAGACAAGACACTGCATATACTCCAACATCTTTTACTCATATGACAAAAGAAAATGCCAACATCAGCAAATAGAAAATTTCTGACCCACTTAATTACAACAATGACATTACCTTTATCACAGCATGTCTATTTCGATTTCTCCCAAATTTACATCTGGCAATGACCACATCGCCCTTTCTGTCTATCTTACTCCATGTAGCAGTTGAGGCTACTACACACAATTCATTCCACCTCTATGGACAGTAATAAACATTACCACTTATCCCATACCAATTATACTGTACCTGCAGTCTCCATGTAGGGTCTGCATAGCACTTTAGCATGTCTTCTGGTTTCATTGATGATAGAGCACTTAGAGAATTGCTTCTAGGAGTTGGAATTATTAAGTCAAATTCTTCTTCATCATCCTCTGTCTCCACATTAGACTGTACACGGTACAATAACACATGTTAAACATTACATCAATACAGCATGCAGTCGTACTAGCCATTCCTACAAATAATAATCAGAATGTAAAATTTGGtagttaaaatttaatattgatGACGTTACCCTTGTATTGCTTCGTGTAAgtatgcgtgtgcatgtgtgtttgtgttgagCTGTGTTGTACGTGTtactatgcatgtgtgtgtacgtgttgtgtatgtgtatgtgtacgtGTTGTGTGTGCTTTGATGCCTTGTTCGCTCATAATTTTGTTACAAAACTagaatattaaaaattattaattttaaaatgaagtagggatccaagcgataaaaagtagtgaaacaagagatgaatgatggtattacagcatagctcagcaGGAAATTAGTTTGTTTGGCTTTTTTGCTAtggcatacagctatacatgtgtgactgttctattagggtgactgctgtattagagtatctcaaatcaaCCAGGGGGTGTgctactatttcatattttcgttgtgctagcattatgaaatacagctaggccaataataacGTGGTATGTCACCGTGATAGACTGTTAAGAGTCGGTGctcgatcattattaatcaacaaaGATCACACTAACTAATTAATAGGCATGACATtcaacctatcgtgaagttacaggtaagcacttaaataagtttgtggcatctaaatatgctgctcaaggaaagcgttgttagggaaaattaatgcctcaatatggtttcattgcaacaacaacaagacaatgaacctgattgaagataaaaggaaagacaaggtgcagagggcacaaactcgtcggaaccccaaaaggcacatcccactggtaagtttgttattgtagcgtaaaatggtggccatgtgctgcttcatttggtctctaggcttgcaactgtaggcaggcaggcaggcaggcaggcaggcaggcaggcaggcaggcaggcaggcaggcaggcaggcaggcaggcaggcaggcaggcaggcaggcaggcaggcaggcaggcaggcaggcaggcaggcaggcaggcaggcaggcaggcaggcaggcaggcaggcaggcaggcaggcaggcaggcaggcaggcaggcaggcaggcaggcaggcaggcaggcaggcagtcagtctaaaatagcaatttaaaaaaaaattctatatctggtcgcctattagtgttttcttgtttttaatgcagtatttGATGTCAGATGAactctgtaaaggtgattttcattgtgtaagatgTCACTAGGACGATTTTTGAAGGCGGCATTTTAGGCGGTGTGCGTCATTTTTGGGGGGATCTCTACTTGAATGGTAccaccgtaccgtttgatagtaaacaaacaagtacaagtaaaAATTTAATTGTACTTGATTATTTAGTGAGAGTGAGTATTGTGTGGGAATGCACATGTACAGCATGTACATGTCTCTTTCTTCTTACCTCTAACTCATCGTCTGATATACTCTCTTCGGTGTTCAAGTCAGACAAGTGCAGTTTAATGTCAGGGTTTTGATCTAGCCAACCGTCATCCTTCTCCATACCACTACCATCTAATGATGTGTCTGAATCACCAGCTGATCTGAGCAGTCTGTCTGAACTCCTCTCACTCCCAGACTTCTGTGAAAAAGCCAAACACATACGTACGTAGGCAACAGAACACACCCATGAAATTTGTTCCTGATTCATAAACCTGATGGCTGAGGACTATAGACCTGACACCAGCCAttcaagagatattcaggttagatACAAAAGCATATTGGTTGCCAATACAAATCTTTTCCATACATAGCTTGTAGAGCACTTTAGCAACAATAATCATGGATTGAAAGTTAGCATAAATGTTTTGGAGAGTATAACAGCCCACTGTATTACAGGGTAACCTCCACACACTCTGTAACCTGTTTACTGGACAAACACCAgataattggtacctgctgATAACTGGTAACAAATTGTATGCTATGTGCAGAGTGTCTCACATTTGCATGCACAGCAATAACCATTGGTGGACAGAAAGTCATCTTACTGTTTTAGTTATGCTAATAATACCCACTGATTCCATCTTTAGCTTTCATGTGTTGTAAATAATTTTCTTACTGCACTGAAAATACAGTTGATAGTTTACCTTCATCCGGTATGATACTGAGGCAGATCTCATCCGATGTTCTGCCTTGCCTGGGACTCCCTGTATTGCTGCATCGATAGCTGTCATCCATTCACACATCTCATCTGAAGTGGCTGCAATTTCATACAATATGCATCAtacacagtgtacatgtgtgtgagaCTGATTATGTTACTAAGTGTGTATATTGCTCACAGCAACTGATGATATATGTTCTTGTGGCTCCATCATCAATGATTGGTCCGACAGTAAAACAATTTGGATGAGGCTTAGTCGAGTCTTCTATTTCACATACACAATCTGTGTACAACAAATACTATTTGTATACATCATATTAtcaatatgtacatacatgtaacatCTAATTTGACAGCTCCAACTGGTTGTTTGTCAGATATTCCCCTGGAGCAGGAGTAAGTCACGACATTCATAAAAGACAGATATGAACCTGTAGTATTGTAGGTGAGCACTCTTGTCACTAGTTTGAACTAGTCTAAACCATCGTTTTTTCCAGTTTGTTTTACCAAGAAAATGAGTTCCACTTTCCTTGGTACACCATCCTTCATGTAGTATTGCATGTACACCAATAGCTGGAGATACATATGAAACACAATTATTAGATAATCACAAGTGACATACTGTACGTATATATTCAAAATAATAAAAGCATCAAACAAAAATGTAGTCGTACTttgatacacacaaacacatacacagaaCAGACACTAGAATGCTTTATTCATATGCCAAAAACTCAGGAAAACATCACAAACAGTTTTGCAGCATCGGATAAAAACAAAAATAAGGAAATTTGTATAATTGTCCAGCATGTACTACTTCCAACAGAATTATGGTAACAACAATCTAtcgtacaagtacacaaaaaattggaatttttaactagagtaaggacctagcacatcaataaaaagtact
The nucleotide sequence above comes from Dysidea avara chromosome 3, odDysAvar1.4, whole genome shotgun sequence. Encoded proteins:
- the LOC136250783 gene encoding uncharacterized protein, which encodes MATGFSRGSSVIRRRSSTKEPIGVHAILHEGWCTKESGTHFLGKTNWKKRWFRLVQTSDKSAHLQYYRGISDKQPVGAVKLDVTYCVCEIEDSTKPHPNCFTVGPIIDDGATRTYIISCSTSDEMCEWMTAIDAAIQGVPGKAEHRMRSASVSYRMKKSGSERSSDRLLRSAGDSDTSLDGSGMEKDDGWLDQNPDIKLHLSDLNTEESISDDELESNVETEDDEEEFDLIIPTPRSNSLSALSSMKPEDMLKCYADPTWRLQRWNELCVVASTATWSKIDRKGDVVIARCKFGRNRNRHAVIKVEGVLPATPSVVYQFLQLSTKPGGKLDYMFRNENFLQHYSDSPQGEIIQNRFSLPLPRISHREVVAMKVWIPEFITADHKSGFVMVSVDHPDAPPVEKDAIKIHVNPSGFILSAHPGPDDGTIFTKACIIVQVALKSGLHQMMKGAYNSGLLKLGMRTTFNHIRQQLRTFMDVADISSVSKK